Proteins found in one Microbacterium sp. SSM24 genomic segment:
- a CDS encoding ArsR/SmtB family transcription factor, giving the protein MVVRNELSDEQIDRVFHALAAATRRDILRRAIEDEHSVSTLARDYEMSFAAVQKHVAVLEAAGLIIKRAEGRERLVRADPAMIARARALLARYEELWRSRIDRLDALLAEPAGTTDIPTTEEPKNDRTTNEGE; this is encoded by the coding sequence ATGGTTGTACGAAATGAGTTGAGCGATGAGCAGATCGATCGCGTGTTCCACGCCCTCGCGGCGGCCACGCGGCGAGACATCCTGCGCCGTGCCATCGAGGACGAGCACTCGGTCTCGACACTGGCCCGCGACTACGAGATGTCCTTCGCCGCGGTGCAGAAGCACGTCGCCGTGCTCGAGGCCGCGGGGCTCATCATCAAGCGCGCCGAGGGGCGCGAGCGCCTCGTCCGAGCGGACCCGGCGATGATCGCCCGGGCCCGCGCGCTGCTCGCACGCTACGAGGAGCTGTGGCGCTCCCGCATCGACCGCCTCGACGCGCTCCTCGCCGAGCCCGCCGGAACCACCGACATCCCGACCACCGAAGAACCGAAGAACGATCGCACCACGAACGAAGGAGAATGA
- the kdpC gene encoding potassium-transporting ATPase subunit KdpC: MSTTTRTTVRTAGVAVRAMLVFTVVLGLGYALLITGIGQFALPWQANGSLVRDADGETVGSALIGQSFTDADGAPLPEYFQSRPSAAGDGYDGGASSGSNLGPENSDLVTAIEDRLAAIAELERVDVSEIPADAVTASGSGLDPHISPAYAQLQVPRIAAERGLDESAVRDLVAQHTAGRDLGFLGEPRVNVLALNLALDGLVR; this comes from the coding sequence ATGTCCACCACCACCCGCACCACCGTCCGCACCGCCGGCGTCGCCGTCCGCGCGATGCTCGTCTTCACCGTCGTGCTCGGCCTCGGCTACGCGCTCCTGATCACGGGCATCGGCCAGTTCGCCCTCCCGTGGCAGGCGAACGGGTCGCTCGTGCGCGACGCCGACGGCGAGACGGTCGGGTCGGCCCTCATCGGCCAGTCCTTCACGGATGCCGACGGGGCTCCGCTCCCCGAGTACTTCCAGTCCCGCCCGTCCGCGGCCGGCGACGGCTACGACGGCGGCGCCTCGAGCGGCTCGAACCTGGGTCCGGAGAACAGCGACCTCGTCACCGCCATCGAGGACCGCCTGGCCGCGATCGCCGAGCTCGAGCGGGTCGACGTGTCGGAGATCCCGGCCGACGCGGTCACGGCCTCGGGCTCCGGCCTCGACCCGCACATCAGCCCCGCGTACGCGCAGCTGCAGGTCCCGCGCATCGCGGCGGAGCGCGGCCTCGATGAGTCCGCCGTGCGCGACCTGGTGGCGCAGCACACCGCGGGCCGCGACCTCGGGTTCCTCGGCGAGCCCCGGGTGAACGTGCTCGCACTGAACCTCGCCCTCGACGGGCTCGTCCGGTGA
- the kdpB gene encoding potassium-transporting ATPase subunit KdpB has translation MSTFTLVPTDGPVSGSATVTPARSSSRAFSAAQLWAALPGALRKLNPAALWRNPVMFLVWVGAALTTVIAIAEPFVGGPESSGGTEVPFGFTWGIAIWLWLTVLFANLAESVAEGRGKAQAATLRATRTSTMARRLAGYDATADPSAELAESVDVPSSELRLGDVVVVTAGELIPGDGDIVDGIATVDESAITGESAPVVRESGGDRSAVTGGTRVLSDRIVVRITSKPGETFVDRMIALVEGASRQKTPNEIALNILLASLSIVFVIVVLTLNPIASYAASPVSVPVLVALLICLIPTTIGALLSAIGIAGMDRLVQRNVLAMSGRAVEAAGDVTTLLLDKTGTITYGNRRASDFVTLPGATDGELATAAALSSLADPTPEGVSVVELAAIRGIRVTAPDGATSVPFTAQTRMSGVDLADGTQVRKGAGSAVLAWLEASGSPVSPSARSLLVSETDAIAQSGGTPLVVATIDATGTGRPLGVVHLKDIVKDGLRTRFAELREMGIRTVMITGDNPLTAAAIAKEAGVDDYLAEATPEDKLALIRREQAGGNLVAMTGDGTNDAPALAQADVGVAMNTGTSAAKEAGNMVDLDSDPTKLIDIVRIGKQLLITRGALTTFSLANDIAKYFAIIPAMFMGIFPGLAALNIMQLSSPASAVTSAIIFNAVVIVALIPLALRGVKYRAASASSTLSRNLLIYGLGGIIAPFVGIKLIDLVVSLIPGF, from the coding sequence ATGTCCACCTTCACTCTCGTACCGACCGATGGGCCCGTCTCGGGCTCGGCGACGGTCACTCCTGCCCGGTCCTCGTCGCGCGCGTTCAGCGCTGCCCAGCTGTGGGCCGCGCTCCCGGGGGCGCTGCGCAAGCTGAACCCGGCTGCGCTGTGGCGCAATCCCGTGATGTTCCTCGTCTGGGTCGGCGCCGCGCTGACCACCGTCATCGCGATCGCCGAGCCCTTCGTCGGCGGCCCCGAGTCCTCGGGCGGCACCGAGGTGCCGTTCGGATTCACCTGGGGGATAGCGATCTGGCTCTGGCTGACCGTGCTCTTCGCGAACCTCGCGGAGTCGGTGGCCGAGGGCCGCGGCAAGGCGCAGGCGGCGACGCTCCGGGCGACGCGGACCTCCACGATGGCGCGACGGCTCGCCGGATACGACGCGACGGCGGATCCCTCCGCCGAGCTCGCCGAGTCCGTCGACGTCCCCTCGTCCGAGCTCAGGCTCGGGGACGTCGTCGTCGTCACGGCCGGCGAGCTCATCCCCGGCGACGGTGACATCGTCGACGGCATCGCGACCGTCGACGAGTCGGCGATCACGGGTGAGTCCGCGCCGGTGGTGCGCGAATCCGGCGGAGACCGCTCGGCCGTCACCGGCGGGACGCGAGTGCTGTCCGACCGCATCGTCGTCCGCATCACCTCGAAGCCCGGCGAGACGTTCGTCGACCGCATGATCGCGCTCGTCGAGGGGGCGAGCCGGCAGAAGACGCCGAACGAGATCGCGCTGAACATCCTGCTGGCCAGCCTGTCGATCGTGTTCGTGATCGTCGTCCTCACCCTCAACCCCATCGCGTCGTACGCGGCGTCGCCGGTGAGCGTTCCCGTGCTCGTCGCGCTGCTGATCTGCCTCATCCCGACCACGATCGGGGCCCTGCTGTCCGCCATCGGGATCGCGGGAATGGACCGCCTCGTGCAGCGCAACGTGCTGGCGATGTCGGGCCGCGCCGTCGAGGCCGCGGGCGATGTCACCACGCTGCTGCTCGACAAGACCGGGACGATCACCTACGGCAACCGCCGCGCATCGGACTTCGTCACGCTCCCGGGCGCGACCGACGGCGAGCTCGCAACGGCCGCCGCCCTCTCGTCTCTCGCCGACCCGACGCCCGAGGGTGTCTCCGTGGTCGAGCTGGCGGCGATCCGCGGCATCCGTGTGACGGCTCCCGATGGCGCGACGAGCGTGCCCTTCACCGCGCAGACGCGCATGAGCGGCGTCGACCTCGCCGACGGCACGCAGGTGCGCAAGGGCGCCGGATCGGCCGTGCTCGCCTGGCTCGAGGCATCCGGTTCCCCCGTCTCGCCGTCCGCGCGCTCCCTGCTCGTCAGCGAGACGGATGCCATCGCTCAATCCGGCGGCACGCCGCTCGTCGTCGCGACGATCGACGCCACCGGAACCGGACGCCCCCTCGGCGTCGTGCACCTCAAGGACATCGTCAAGGACGGTCTGCGCACGCGGTTCGCGGAGCTGCGTGAGATGGGCATCCGCACGGTCATGATCACCGGCGACAACCCGCTGACGGCCGCCGCGATCGCGAAGGAGGCCGGTGTCGACGACTACCTCGCCGAAGCGACCCCCGAAGACAAGCTGGCGCTCATCCGGCGGGAGCAGGCGGGCGGAAACCTCGTCGCGATGACCGGTGACGGCACGAACGACGCCCCGGCACTCGCGCAGGCGGATGTCGGAGTGGCGATGAACACCGGCACCTCGGCTGCGAAAGAGGCCGGGAACATGGTCGACCTCGACAGCGACCCGACCAAGCTCATCGACATCGTGCGGATCGGGAAGCAGCTGCTCATCACGCGCGGCGCCCTCACGACGTTCTCCCTCGCGAACGACATCGCGAAGTACTTCGCGATCATCCCGGCGATGTTCATGGGGATCTTCCCGGGACTCGCGGCGCTCAACATCATGCAGCTGAGCTCGCCCGCATCGGCGGTGACGAGCGCGATCATCTTCAACGCGGTCGTCATCGTCGCACTCATCCCGCTGGCGCTCCGGGGTGTGAAGTACCGCGCGGCGAGTGCGTCGAGCACGCTCAGCCGCAACCTGCTGATCTACGGACTCGGCGGGATCATCGCCCCCTTCGTCGGCATCAAGCTCATCGACCTCGTCGTGAGCCTCATCCCCGGCTTCTGA
- a CDS encoding response regulator — protein sequence MKVLIADDDPQLVRALRITLAAHAYDVVAAPDGQAAIALAAKEHPDIVMVDLGMPRLDGVRVIEALRGWTSVPIIVVSGRTGSADKVEALDAGADDYVTKPFQIDELLARLRALSRRTAASANEPVVSFGDVRVDLAAKLVTRGGSPVHLTPTEWRILEFLARNAGALVTRQALLKDIWGTEQVTDTGYLRLYLSQLRKKLETDPGRPRHLLTESGMGYRLVLDPA from the coding sequence GTGAAGGTCCTGATCGCCGACGACGACCCGCAGCTCGTGCGCGCGCTGCGCATCACGCTCGCCGCCCACGCGTACGACGTCGTCGCCGCCCCGGATGGCCAGGCCGCCATCGCCCTCGCGGCGAAGGAGCACCCCGACATCGTGATGGTGGACCTCGGGATGCCGCGCCTCGACGGGGTGCGCGTGATCGAGGCCCTGCGCGGGTGGACCTCGGTGCCGATCATCGTCGTGTCCGGCCGCACGGGCTCGGCCGACAAGGTGGAGGCTCTGGACGCCGGCGCAGACGACTACGTCACCAAGCCGTTCCAGATCGATGAGCTGCTGGCCCGCCTGCGGGCGCTCTCCCGGCGCACCGCGGCGAGCGCCAACGAGCCCGTGGTGTCGTTCGGCGACGTCCGCGTCGACCTCGCGGCGAAGCTCGTCACCCGCGGCGGGTCGCCCGTGCATCTGACGCCGACCGAGTGGCGCATCCTCGAGTTCCTCGCCCGCAACGCCGGCGCCCTGGTGACGCGCCAGGCTCTGCTGAAGGACATCTGGGGCACCGAGCAGGTCACCGACACGGGTTACCTGCGGCTGTACCTGTCCCAGCTGCGGAAGAAGCTCGAGACCGACCCCGGCCGCCCCCGCCACCTCTTGACGGAGTCGGGCATGGGCTACCGCCTGGTGCTCGACCCCGCCTGA
- a CDS encoding SRPBCC family protein — MPVTDVATDPEALTFTLTAEFAAPVERLWQAFTEPRQLERFWGPPGYPATFTEFDLTAGGRARYHMTGPKGEEFHGVWEFLEIDGPRSFSALDSFADQDGEVVADLPTSRMVFAFDETPTGSRLVNTTYFETAEALEKVVAMGMVEGSTMAINQLDRVLAGLREYSAGKGTETEILDDTHVRITRLVEGPIELVWRAHQEPELLKKWLLGPDGWRLAVAEVDPAVGGRYRYRWEPVGGTEGQAFGFDGETLLSEAPRRAVTTEHMTGTDFPSTLNDLNLEEEDGATLITLLIEYPDKETRDMVLATGMTDGMEASYARLERTLVSA, encoded by the coding sequence ATGCCCGTCACCGACGTCGCCACCGACCCCGAAGCCCTCACCTTCACGCTGACGGCGGAGTTCGCCGCTCCGGTGGAGCGCCTGTGGCAGGCCTTCACCGAGCCGCGGCAGCTCGAGCGATTTTGGGGCCCTCCCGGGTACCCCGCGACCTTCACCGAGTTCGACCTGACGGCCGGCGGCCGGGCGAGGTACCACATGACCGGCCCGAAGGGCGAGGAGTTCCACGGGGTGTGGGAGTTCCTCGAGATCGACGGCCCGCGCAGCTTCAGCGCGCTCGACTCGTTCGCCGACCAGGACGGCGAAGTGGTCGCCGACCTTCCCACCTCGCGCATGGTGTTCGCCTTCGACGAGACCCCCACCGGGTCGCGTCTGGTCAACACGACCTACTTCGAGACGGCCGAGGCTCTCGAGAAGGTCGTGGCGATGGGCATGGTCGAGGGCTCGACCATGGCGATCAACCAGCTCGACCGCGTGCTCGCCGGCCTTCGCGAGTACTCCGCCGGCAAGGGCACCGAGACCGAGATCCTCGACGACACGCACGTGCGCATCACGCGGCTCGTGGAGGGACCGATCGAGCTCGTGTGGCGTGCCCACCAGGAGCCCGAGCTGCTCAAGAAGTGGCTGCTCGGACCCGACGGCTGGCGTCTCGCCGTCGCCGAGGTCGACCCTGCTGTGGGCGGTCGCTACCGCTACCGGTGGGAGCCGGTCGGCGGCACGGAGGGCCAGGCCTTCGGATTCGACGGCGAGACCCTGCTGTCGGAGGCGCCCCGCCGGGCCGTGACGACCGAGCACATGACGGGCACCGACTTCCCGTCCACGCTCAACGACCTCAACCTCGAGGAGGAGGACGGCGCCACCCTCATCACGCTTCTCATCGAGTACCCCGACAAGGAGACGCGCGACATGGTGCTCGCAACCGGCATGACGGACGGCATGGAAGCCAGCTACGCGCGGCTCGAGCGGACGCTGGTGTCGGCATGA
- a CDS encoding fatty acid desaturase family protein, with protein MRQTYAGAETFPPVARAYTEVSQVVRETGLLQRARWFYALVGVALILAFGGAVTGFILLGDTWYQLLIAGALGLIFTQVAFLAHEAAHRQILVSGPANDRLGRILAAGVVGISLSWWNNKHNRHHANPNRVGKDPDIEVDTIRFLEEDAAKVSRLGALITRKQGWLFFPLLTLEGANLHALGLKHLFSRGEVKGRWIELGLIAMRFSLYLTPIFLFLPVGMAFAFLGVQLAVFGVYMGASFAPNHKGMPIIAPDAKLDFFSKQVRTSRNIRGGWWATTLMGGLNYQVEHHLFPSMARPYLAKTREIVMEQCRTRGVPYTETSLIQSYGIVIAYLNRVGLAARDPFDCPMVNRFRQA; from the coding sequence GTGCGCCAGACGTATGCCGGAGCGGAGACGTTCCCGCCCGTCGCCCGTGCGTACACCGAGGTCTCGCAGGTCGTGCGCGAGACGGGGCTGCTGCAGCGGGCCCGCTGGTTCTACGCGCTCGTGGGCGTCGCGCTCATCCTCGCCTTCGGCGGCGCGGTCACCGGATTCATCCTGCTCGGCGACACCTGGTACCAGCTGCTCATTGCCGGCGCCCTCGGCCTGATCTTCACGCAGGTCGCGTTCCTCGCGCACGAGGCCGCGCACCGGCAGATCCTCGTGTCGGGACCCGCGAACGACCGGCTGGGCCGGATCCTCGCCGCCGGCGTCGTCGGCATCAGCCTCTCCTGGTGGAACAACAAGCACAACCGCCACCACGCCAACCCCAACCGGGTGGGCAAGGACCCCGACATCGAGGTCGACACGATCCGATTCCTCGAGGAGGATGCCGCGAAGGTGAGCCGCCTCGGCGCGCTGATCACCCGCAAGCAGGGATGGCTGTTCTTCCCGCTCCTCACGCTCGAGGGTGCGAACCTGCACGCGCTCGGCCTCAAGCACCTCTTCTCCCGCGGCGAGGTGAAGGGCCGCTGGATCGAGCTCGGCCTCATCGCGATGCGGTTCTCGCTCTACCTCACGCCCATCTTCCTGTTCCTGCCCGTCGGCATGGCGTTCGCCTTCCTGGGCGTGCAGCTGGCCGTGTTCGGCGTCTACATGGGGGCGTCGTTCGCGCCGAACCACAAGGGCATGCCGATCATCGCCCCCGACGCCAAGCTCGACTTCTTCTCGAAGCAGGTGCGGACCTCGCGCAACATCCGTGGCGGCTGGTGGGCCACCACGCTCATGGGCGGCCTCAACTACCAGGTCGAGCACCACCTCTTCCCGAGCATGGCGCGCCCGTACCTCGCCAAGACGCGCGAGATCGTGATGGAGCAGTGCCGCACCCGTGGCGTGCCCTACACCGAGACGAGCCTGATCCAGTCGTACGGGATCGTCATCGCCTACCTGAACCGCGTCGGCCTGGCCGCGCGCGACCCGTTCGACTGCCCGATGGTGAACCGCTTCCGCCAGGCCTGA
- a CDS encoding alpha/beta fold hydrolase, with amino-acid sequence MTGSTAERTRTTHVVGQGDDAITYDVYGDPATATAERPALFLFAAPMDATGLATLAGLIDDRPVVTYDPRGAGRNPLGTSDITVEQHADDLHRVIQAVGAGPVDAFGSSGGAVNLLGLLAAHPDDVRIAVVHEPPLAAGLPDRDAVLAVVTDMKRTYAEQGDGAAMAKFIPFVMLDGLVPDDYLEQPAPDPAMFGMSAADDGTRTNPLLRNMPAIIEYAIDVESLRSLGDRLVVAAGVESGDTFAARGARAVAAHLGVRVTDFPSHHGGFTEQPGYPSDPVGFAARLRDVLG; translated from the coding sequence ATGACCGGGAGCACCGCCGAGCGCACGCGGACCACCCACGTCGTGGGCCAAGGCGACGACGCGATCACCTACGACGTCTACGGCGACCCCGCCACGGCGACCGCCGAGAGGCCGGCGCTGTTCCTGTTCGCCGCGCCCATGGATGCGACGGGGCTCGCGACGCTGGCCGGCTTGATCGACGACCGTCCCGTCGTGACCTACGACCCGCGCGGAGCCGGTCGCAACCCCCTCGGGACGAGCGACATCACCGTCGAGCAGCATGCCGACGATCTGCACCGGGTGATCCAGGCGGTCGGCGCCGGGCCGGTGGACGCCTTCGGGTCGAGCGGCGGGGCGGTCAACCTGCTCGGCCTGCTCGCGGCCCATCCGGACGACGTGCGGATCGCGGTGGTGCACGAGCCGCCGCTCGCCGCCGGCCTCCCCGATCGCGACGCGGTGCTCGCCGTGGTCACCGACATGAAGCGCACGTACGCGGAGCAGGGCGATGGTGCCGCGATGGCGAAGTTCATCCCGTTCGTGATGCTCGACGGGCTCGTGCCCGACGACTACCTCGAGCAGCCCGCGCCCGACCCGGCCATGTTCGGGATGTCGGCTGCCGACGACGGCACGCGGACGAATCCGCTGCTGCGCAACATGCCCGCGATCATCGAGTACGCCATCGATGTCGAGTCCCTGCGCAGTCTCGGGGATCGACTCGTCGTCGCCGCGGGAGTCGAGTCGGGTGACACGTTCGCGGCGCGCGGCGCCCGCGCCGTCGCCGCGCATCTGGGCGTCCGGGTGACCGACTTCCCGAGCCATCACGGCGGCTTCACGGAGCAGCCCGGGTACCCGAGCGATCCGGTGGGCTTCGCCGCCCGCCTCCGCGACGTCCTCGGCTGA
- a CDS encoding DUF4118 domain-containing protein: MKRGKLRVLLGAAPGVGKTFEMLEEGRRLSAEGRDVVIGFVETHGRAATAEQADGLELVPRALVSHRGVELPELDVDAVVTRHPDVALVDELAHSNAPGSAHAKRWQDVDRILDAGIDVITTVNVQHIESLNGVVEQITGVTQRETIPDAVVRGADQIELVDLAPQSLRDRLSGGLVYPAERIDAALSNYFRLGNLTALRELALLWLADEVDSALRSYRAEHGIDGTWQARERVVVALTGGDEGETLLRRGARIAARSAGGQLLAVHVSGQDGLRRGDPGALAEQRALVESLGGSYHQVVGDDIPRTLVEFARSVDATQLVMGASRRGRVAAALTGPGIGATVIRESGDIDVHMVTHAAAARRYLLPRLSGGALSVKRRVLGFTVALVGGPLLTWLLVATRTEETITSDVLAYQLLVVIVALVGGIWPAVFAAVMSGLTLNYFFVEPFHTVSIADPRNAWALALYVVIAVLVSFIVDRAARAARAARRSAAESELLATVAGSVLRGQSAVPAMVSRTRESLGLAGVRLIAADGRVLATDGEPVRDGRYEAVPVGWLSGGGPRATLELHGNTLDSSERRLVDAIVAQLSAALEHSDLAETAREASILAETDQVRSALLSAVSHDLRRPLAAAVAAIGGIRAAGPGLSVADREELLATADESLGTLSALVTDLLDVSRVQAGVLAVSLASVDTAEVVMAALDELGAGPASVELALDPALPPVDADPVLLQRVFVNVLANALRHSPQGARVRVATSQLGGTAEVRIVDHGPGIAAERREDMFAPFQRLGDVDNTTGLGLGLALSRGFTEGMGGALTPEDTPGGGLTMVIALPVAVADREGVS; the protein is encoded by the coding sequence GTGAAGCGCGGGAAGCTCAGGGTCCTGCTCGGCGCCGCCCCCGGCGTCGGCAAGACCTTCGAGATGCTCGAGGAGGGTCGCAGGCTCTCGGCCGAAGGTCGCGATGTCGTCATCGGCTTCGTCGAGACCCACGGGCGCGCGGCCACCGCCGAGCAGGCCGACGGGCTCGAGCTCGTGCCGCGGGCGCTCGTGTCGCACCGCGGGGTGGAGCTGCCCGAGCTCGACGTCGACGCAGTGGTGACGAGGCATCCGGATGTCGCTCTCGTCGACGAGCTCGCCCACAGCAACGCCCCCGGTTCAGCCCACGCCAAGCGATGGCAGGACGTCGATCGGATCCTCGACGCCGGCATCGACGTGATCACGACCGTCAACGTCCAGCACATCGAGTCCCTGAACGGTGTCGTCGAGCAGATCACCGGCGTCACGCAGCGCGAGACGATACCGGATGCCGTGGTGCGCGGCGCCGATCAGATCGAACTCGTCGACCTCGCCCCTCAGTCGCTGCGCGACCGCCTCTCCGGCGGGCTCGTCTACCCGGCGGAGCGCATCGACGCAGCACTGTCGAACTACTTCCGCCTCGGCAACCTCACCGCTCTGCGCGAACTGGCGCTGCTCTGGCTCGCCGACGAGGTCGACAGCGCCTTGCGGTCCTATCGCGCCGAGCACGGGATCGACGGGACCTGGCAGGCTCGCGAACGGGTCGTCGTCGCCCTCACCGGCGGAGACGAGGGTGAGACCCTCCTCCGGCGCGGGGCACGCATCGCCGCGCGCTCGGCCGGCGGGCAGCTGCTGGCGGTGCACGTGTCGGGGCAGGACGGTCTGCGCCGCGGCGACCCGGGTGCGCTCGCCGAGCAGCGGGCACTCGTCGAGTCGCTCGGCGGCAGCTACCACCAGGTGGTCGGTGACGACATCCCGCGCACGCTCGTGGAGTTCGCCCGCTCGGTCGACGCGACGCAGCTCGTGATGGGAGCCAGCCGCCGCGGCCGGGTCGCCGCCGCCCTCACCGGACCCGGAATCGGCGCGACGGTGATCCGCGAATCGGGCGACATCGACGTGCACATGGTGACCCACGCGGCTGCGGCGCGCAGGTACCTGCTGCCGCGCCTCAGCGGCGGCGCGCTGAGCGTGAAGCGACGCGTGCTCGGCTTCACGGTCGCCCTCGTCGGCGGACCGCTGCTGACCTGGCTCCTCGTGGCGACGCGCACCGAGGAGACGATCACCAGCGACGTCCTCGCCTACCAGCTGCTCGTCGTGATCGTCGCCCTCGTCGGCGGGATCTGGCCGGCGGTGTTCGCCGCCGTCATGTCGGGACTCACGCTCAACTACTTCTTCGTCGAGCCGTTCCACACCGTCTCGATCGCCGATCCGCGCAACGCGTGGGCCCTCGCGCTGTACGTCGTCATCGCCGTGCTCGTGAGCTTCATCGTCGACCGCGCCGCTCGCGCGGCGCGCGCCGCTCGTCGCTCGGCTGCAGAGTCCGAGCTCCTCGCCACCGTCGCGGGCAGCGTGCTGCGCGGCCAGAGCGCCGTGCCGGCGATGGTCAGCCGCACGCGCGAGTCCCTCGGCCTCGCCGGGGTGCGACTCATCGCCGCCGACGGGCGCGTGCTCGCCACCGACGGCGAACCCGTGCGCGACGGGCGCTACGAGGCGGTGCCCGTCGGCTGGCTGAGCGGCGGCGGTCCGCGCGCGACCCTCGAGCTCCACGGAAACACGCTGGACTCGTCGGAGCGGCGACTCGTCGACGCGATCGTCGCGCAGCTCTCCGCGGCGCTCGAGCACTCCGACCTCGCCGAGACGGCCCGCGAAGCGAGCATCCTCGCCGAGACCGATCAGGTGCGCTCGGCCCTCCTCTCCGCGGTCAGTCACGACCTGCGTCGCCCGCTCGCTGCCGCGGTCGCCGCGATCGGCGGCATCCGTGCAGCCGGTCCGGGATTGTCCGTCGCCGACCGGGAAGAGCTGCTGGCGACCGCCGACGAGTCGCTCGGCACGCTGTCGGCCCTCGTGACCGACCTCCTCGACGTGAGCAGGGTGCAGGCGGGAGTGCTCGCGGTGTCCCTCGCCTCGGTCGATACGGCCGAAGTCGTCATGGCCGCGCTGGACGAGCTGGGCGCCGGGCCTGCCAGCGTCGAGCTCGCCCTCGACCCCGCGCTCCCGCCCGTCGACGCCGACCCGGTGCTCCTGCAGCGGGTGTTCGTGAATGTGCTCGCGAACGCGCTCCGCCACTCGCCCCAGGGCGCGCGCGTGCGCGTCGCGACGAGCCAGCTGGGCGGTACCGCCGAGGTTCGCATCGTCGATCACGGTCCGGGCATCGCGGCCGAGCGCCGTGAGGACATGTTCGCTCCGTTCCAGCGCCTCGGCGACGTGGACAACACCACGGGTCTGGGCCTCGGTCTCGCCCTGTCGAGGGGTTTCACCGAAGGCATGGGCGGAGCCCTGACCCCCGAGGACACCCCCGGCGGGGGCCTCACCATGGTGATCGCGCTCCCGGTCGCGGTCGCCGATCGCGAAGGAGTGTCGTGA
- a CDS encoding TerC family protein: MDFSLEFTPDLVAVFLTLFVLEVVLGVDNVIFISILASKLPKEQQARARNLGLTLAMVMRVILVLFAGWIITLKEDVFFIGEMGFSWKDLILIAGGLFLVYKAVTEIHHKLEGAEDEHGGVGRKTVTFGSVLIQILLLDLVFSLDSVITAVGMTESLVVIITVVVLSFGIMLFASRYIFAFVNKHPTVKMLALSFLLLIGVFLVAEGFEIKIDKAFIYGPMAFAIFVEALNLAASARKAKREQKRHHAVQLRPQYPDVDESVAVSAALSGGASGGSVGLSSKPVAGDAASAVDEERQGLG; this comes from the coding sequence GTGGACTTCTCCCTCGAATTCACCCCGGACCTGGTCGCCGTCTTCCTCACGCTCTTCGTGCTCGAGGTGGTGCTCGGCGTCGACAACGTGATCTTCATCTCGATCCTCGCGTCGAAGCTCCCCAAGGAGCAGCAGGCCAGGGCCCGCAACCTGGGCCTGACCCTCGCGATGGTGATGCGCGTGATCCTGGTGCTGTTCGCCGGTTGGATCATCACGCTGAAGGAGGACGTCTTCTTCATCGGCGAGATGGGCTTCTCGTGGAAGGACCTGATCCTCATCGCGGGCGGTCTGTTCCTCGTCTACAAGGCCGTCACCGAGATCCACCACAAGCTCGAGGGTGCCGAGGACGAGCACGGCGGCGTCGGGCGCAAGACGGTCACGTTCGGATCGGTGCTCATCCAGATCCTGCTGCTCGACCTGGTGTTCTCGCTCGACTCGGTCATCACGGCGGTCGGCATGACCGAGAGCCTCGTGGTCATCATCACCGTCGTCGTGCTGTCGTTCGGCATCATGCTCTTCGCGTCGCGCTACATCTTCGCGTTCGTGAACAAGCACCCCACGGTGAAGATGCTGGCGCTGTCGTTCCTCCTGCTCATCGGTGTCTTCCTCGTCGCCGAGGGCTTCGAGATCAAGATCGACAAGGCGTTCATCTACGGGCCGATGGCGTTCGCGATCTTCGTCGAGGCGCTCAACCTCGCCGCCTCGGCCCGCAAGGCCAAGCGCGAGCAGAAGCGCCACCACGCCGTGCAGCTGCGCCCGCAGTACCCCGACGTCGACGAGTCGGTCGCGGTTTCCGCCGCGCTCTCGGGCGGAGCGTCGGGCGGATCGGTGGGCCTGTCGAGCAAGCCCGTGGCGGGGGATGCCGCATCCGCCGTCGACGAGGAGCGCCAGGGCCTGGGCTGA